Proteins from a genomic interval of Nitrospina gracilis Nb-211:
- a CDS encoding DUF2231 domain-containing protein produces MFDLPLHPVVVHFPIVLGILLPFVTFFAWWGIQKKGWSTRVWGAVVVMTLAYTLFAAGAVFLGEEDEERVEKVVSERVIEEHEEAGEAIPWIAGGLLVIAIAGYRFKNSHRARLGLAILSLAAIVPLANAGHTGGGLVYKYGAANAHLAPEYRVSIPLNKGVPVPEVLHKQDHDDRD; encoded by the coding sequence ATGTTTGATTTGCCATTACATCCGGTTGTCGTTCACTTCCCGATCGTTCTCGGAATCCTGTTGCCTTTCGTCACCTTTTTCGCCTGGTGGGGCATCCAAAAAAAAGGTTGGTCCACGCGAGTCTGGGGGGCGGTGGTGGTCATGACCCTGGCCTACACGCTGTTCGCCGCAGGTGCCGTATTTCTTGGTGAGGAGGACGAAGAACGCGTCGAAAAAGTAGTTTCGGAACGCGTCATTGAAGAACATGAAGAAGCGGGCGAGGCCATCCCCTGGATTGCCGGCGGTTTGCTGGTAATCGCCATTGCGGGCTATCGGTTTAAAAATTCTCATCGCGCGCGGCTGGGCCTGGCGATTTTGAGCCTGGCGGCCATCGTGCCCCTTGCCAACGCGGGACATACCGGTGGGGGGTTGGTTTACAAATATGGCGCGGCCAACGCCCATCTGGCTCCCGAATACCGAGTGTCCATTCCTCTGAACAAGGGGGTGCCTGTGCCCGAAGTGTTGCATAAGCAGGACCACGATGACCGCGATTAA
- a CDS encoding FAD-dependent oxidoreductase: MSSQRIVIVGGVAGGATAAAHARRLSEDAEILIFERGPYVSFANCGLPYYIGEEIEDRESLLVQTPEGLHRRFNLDVRVNSEVVSIDPATRQVEVRQRETGEVYRERYDHLILSTGAGPLKPPIPGIERPGHFTVRGIPDVEAILEWTTTRKAERAVVVGGGFIGLEMAEQLRGRGMKVDLVEALPQVMAPLDLEMAAWLQQELRSHEVRLHLNEPVQQFDTPGEDETAQASVVVLKSGRRLPADLVILALGVRPETHLAKEAGVRVGDLGGIRVNEFLQTSDPHIWAVGDAIEVRHWVTGEWTLIPLAGPAHRQGRIVTENIFGASMKFEGVLGTSIVRVFEMTAAATGASEKTLQRLQRPYGVVHLHPAAHATYYPGAHRLAMKVMFDPGNGTLLGAQVVGKEGVDKRIDVLATALKARMTVHDLEELELAYAPPFGAAKDPVNLAGMVAQHVVHHDIGVVQWHEVSHLDPKRFLLLDVRDAVEREEGTIPGSLHLPLPELRERVEELPRDKEIVAFCQTGQRSYFACRFLAQKGFRVRNLSGSYRTWQMATREQALAAQPHSTPGPS; this comes from the coding sequence ATGTCATCGCAACGCATTGTGATTGTAGGTGGCGTGGCCGGCGGAGCGACTGCCGCCGCGCACGCCCGCCGTCTTTCCGAAGATGCCGAAATTCTGATATTCGAACGCGGACCTTACGTATCCTTCGCCAACTGCGGCCTACCCTATTACATAGGTGAGGAGATCGAAGACCGCGAAAGCCTGCTGGTGCAAACTCCCGAAGGCCTGCACCGGCGTTTCAACCTCGATGTGCGGGTGAACTCCGAGGTGGTTTCCATCGACCCTGCCACGAGGCAGGTCGAGGTGCGCCAACGCGAGACCGGCGAGGTTTACCGGGAGCGTTACGATCACCTGATTCTGTCCACAGGGGCGGGCCCGTTGAAACCGCCGATACCGGGTATCGAACGCCCGGGCCACTTCACCGTGCGCGGCATCCCGGATGTCGAAGCCATCCTCGAATGGACCACCACCCGTAAAGCCGAACGCGCCGTTGTGGTCGGTGGCGGATTCATCGGTCTGGAAATGGCGGAACAGTTGCGCGGCCGCGGAATGAAGGTGGACCTGGTGGAAGCACTGCCGCAGGTGATGGCCCCATTGGATTTGGAAATGGCGGCGTGGCTCCAACAGGAACTGCGTTCCCACGAAGTACGCCTGCACCTGAACGAACCGGTGCAACAGTTCGATACGCCGGGTGAAGACGAAACCGCGCAGGCTTCGGTGGTGGTGTTGAAGAGCGGGCGACGCCTGCCCGCCGACCTGGTGATCCTCGCGCTGGGTGTGCGCCCGGAAACGCATCTCGCCAAGGAAGCGGGGGTCCGGGTGGGCGATTTGGGTGGGATCCGGGTCAATGAATTCCTGCAGACCAGCGACCCGCATATCTGGGCGGTGGGGGATGCCATTGAAGTGCGGCACTGGGTCACGGGCGAGTGGACGCTCATCCCGCTGGCCGGCCCGGCCCACCGGCAGGGACGCATCGTCACCGAAAATATCTTCGGCGCTTCCATGAAGTTTGAAGGCGTGCTGGGCACTTCCATCGTGCGCGTGTTTGAAATGACCGCCGCCGCTACCGGCGCCAGCGAGAAAACCCTGCAACGCCTGCAACGGCCTTATGGCGTGGTGCACCTGCACCCCGCCGCGCATGCGACGTATTATCCCGGCGCACACCGTCTCGCCATGAAGGTGATGTTTGACCCCGGTAACGGCACCTTGCTGGGAGCCCAGGTGGTGGGCAAAGAAGGGGTGGACAAGCGCATCGATGTGCTGGCCACCGCACTCAAGGCGCGGATGACCGTGCACGATCTGGAAGAGCTGGAACTGGCGTACGCACCTCCCTTTGGCGCCGCCAAGGATCCGGTGAACCTGGCAGGCATGGTCGCCCAGCACGTGGTGCATCATGACATTGGCGTCGTGCAATGGCACGAGGTCAGCCACCTCGATCCAAAACGGTTCCTCCTGCTGGATGTGCGCGATGCGGTGGAGCGGGAGGAGGGAACCATTCCCGGATCGCTTCACCTGCCTCTTCCGGAATTGCGGGAGCGGGTGGAGGAGTTGCCGCGCGACAAGGAAATCGTTGCCTTCTGCCAGACGGGCCAACGTTCTTATTTCGCCTGCCGTTTTCTCGCGCAGAAAGGGTTCCGCGTGCGCAACCTTTCAGGGTCCTACCGCACCTGGCAGATGGCCACCCGCGAGCAGGCTCTGGCTGCGCAACCGCATTCCACGCCGGGACCTTCCTGA
- a CDS encoding helix-turn-helix transcriptional regulator, which translates to MEDVNKGGWLAVLALSGAFVLLVSADLVNDWMRGGSGLHLFLEGILLAVSGVTFIFGLVKLTRANREILFLRGNLQSLEDERDRWKRETHELLEGLSAKIERQFVEWKLTRAETEVGFLLLKGFSLKEIADLRDTKLKTVQQQAQAIYQKTGLGSRSALAAFFLEDLLPPGS; encoded by the coding sequence ATGGAGGATGTCAACAAGGGCGGGTGGCTGGCGGTTTTGGCGCTTTCGGGTGCGTTTGTTTTGCTGGTGAGCGCGGACCTGGTGAACGATTGGATGCGCGGCGGTTCCGGTTTGCACCTTTTCCTGGAAGGAATCCTGCTGGCCGTCAGCGGTGTCACGTTTATTTTCGGCCTTGTCAAGCTGACCCGGGCGAACAGGGAAATTCTATTTCTTCGCGGCAATCTGCAATCCCTTGAAGACGAGCGTGACCGCTGGAAGAGGGAAACGCATGAGTTGCTGGAGGGACTTTCGGCCAAAATAGAACGGCAGTTTGTAGAATGGAAATTGACCCGGGCGGAAACGGAGGTGGGTTTTTTGCTCCTCAAAGGATTTTCGCTCAAGGAAATCGCCGATCTCCGCGACACCAAACTGAAGACCGTACAACAGCAGGCGCAGGCCATCTATCAGAAAACCGGATTGGGAAGCCGCTCCGCGCTTGCGGCTTTTTTTCTCGAAGACCTTCTGCCGCCCGGAAGCTGA
- a CDS encoding TerC/Alx family metal homeostasis membrane protein, producing the protein MIAVWIGFLVLVLSLLALDLGVIHKKSREMPMKEALAWVGFWVGLALVFNVFIYFLYEYQLFGSIPLMEDHSGRKAALKFFTGYLVEKSLSMDNIFVFLLIFQYFRVPLKYQHRVLFWGILLAVILRGVMIGFGVTLLNQFQWMFYVFGVLLIFTAARMPAAEQESINPDRNLFVRAVKALIPVTMQHHEERFFVRQDERWMATPLFLALILVETSDIVFAVDSIPAILSITRDTFLVYTSNIFAILGLRSMYFALAVAVSQFRYLSICLMFILGFIGVKMILTHHYPIPIEVSMGVIVGILALGGVASHLDKRGEGTRMFQPIAEGARTLARLTQYGGRRIVTLVVGTTVLMVGVVLIFTPGPALVVIPAGLAILAMEFAWARWLLRRIKAQWKDLSDKLPQSLKDKLKRDSNQS; encoded by the coding sequence ATGATTGCCGTATGGATTGGATTCCTGGTGCTGGTCCTGAGCTTGCTGGCACTGGACCTGGGAGTGATCCACAAAAAAAGCCGTGAGATGCCGATGAAGGAGGCGCTGGCGTGGGTCGGTTTCTGGGTGGGGCTGGCGCTGGTATTCAACGTGTTCATTTATTTCCTGTATGAATACCAGCTCTTCGGTTCGATACCGCTTATGGAGGATCACAGCGGACGCAAGGCGGCGCTCAAGTTTTTCACCGGCTACCTGGTGGAAAAGTCGCTCAGCATGGATAACATTTTTGTCTTCTTACTCATCTTCCAGTATTTTCGCGTTCCTCTCAAATATCAGCATCGCGTTCTATTCTGGGGCATTTTGCTTGCCGTGATTCTGCGTGGTGTGATGATCGGGTTTGGCGTCACCCTGCTCAATCAGTTTCAGTGGATGTTTTATGTATTCGGCGTCCTTCTCATTTTCACCGCCGCCCGCATGCCCGCCGCGGAACAGGAGAGCATCAACCCGGACCGCAATCTGTTCGTACGCGCGGTGAAGGCATTGATTCCGGTCACCATGCAGCATCATGAGGAAAGGTTCTTCGTGCGTCAGGACGAACGCTGGATGGCCACGCCTCTCTTCCTCGCGCTCATCCTGGTAGAAACTTCCGATATCGTGTTCGCTGTTGATTCCATTCCTGCCATCCTGTCCATCACCCGCGACACCTTCCTTGTGTACACGTCGAACATCTTCGCCATTCTCGGACTGAGGTCCATGTATTTTGCGCTGGCGGTGGCGGTATCGCAGTTCCGCTATCTCAGCATCTGCCTGATGTTCATCCTCGGTTTCATCGGTGTCAAAATGATCCTCACGCATCATTATCCGATTCCCATCGAAGTTTCTATGGGCGTCATCGTTGGCATCCTGGCCCTGGGCGGGGTGGCGTCCCATCTCGACAAGCGGGGCGAGGGCACCCGCATGTTTCAACCGATCGCCGAGGGAGCGCGGACGCTGGCCCGGTTGACGCAATACGGGGGCAGGCGGATTGTCACGTTGGTTGTGGGCACAACGGTGTTGATGGTGGGGGTGGTGTTGATCTTCACGCCGGGACCGGCACTGGTGGTGATTCCCGCCGGGTTGGCGATCCTGGCGATGGAATTTGCGTGGGCACGCTGGTTGTTGAGGCGCATCAAGGCGCAATGGAAGGACTTGTCTGACAAGCTCCCGCAAAGCCTGAAGGACAAGTTGAAACGCGATTCCAATCAGTCATGA
- a CDS encoding PepSY domain-containing protein: MKNWKLTATMVLSLMLMGFSGCGLLQGKKTVTLDEVSEPARSVIQTHTSRNDIESIHAKRKDGERVYKVHYRKGGKLAELQVTEKGSVKEWEESVELEELPEAVRATVTRLTDRTAMKELVKEIEDGHLFYEVEFMKDDKENEVKIAEDGSILEWETE; encoded by the coding sequence ATGAAAAATTGGAAACTGACTGCGACCATGGTTCTTTCTCTCATGCTGATGGGTTTCTCCGGATGCGGCCTGTTACAGGGCAAGAAAACCGTCACTCTGGACGAAGTTTCCGAGCCGGCGCGAAGCGTCATCCAAACCCACACTTCCAGAAATGATATCGAATCCATCCATGCCAAACGCAAGGATGGTGAGCGCGTCTACAAGGTGCATTACCGGAAAGGCGGCAAGCTCGCCGAACTTCAGGTCACGGAGAAGGGCTCGGTGAAGGAATGGGAGGAAAGCGTCGAACTGGAAGAGCTTCCTGAAGCCGTGCGCGCCACCGTCACCCGCCTGACTGACCGGACGGCGATGAAGGAGCTGGTCAAGGAAATTGAAGATGGCCACCTGTTCTACGAAGTGGAGTTCATGAAGGACGATAAGGAAAACGAAGTCAAGATTGCCGAAGACGGCAGCATTCTGGAATGGGAAACGGAATGA
- a CDS encoding putative bifunctional diguanylate cyclase/phosphodiesterase, which translates to MTFPHGFAQIPQIVAIMESLVEGVILTDLRGFILWTNFAVQQLLDFSSSELAGRNIRSLFATPSMDFWDMQFGYADEDPEPVLLQKGACEIRGIGRNGSLVPLSLKMTRLEKGEEPGLVFMIQDLSEKKKAEETIKHLAYYDSLTGLPNRELFCDRLIQALAHSQRHRELLALMLVDLDGFRSINDTYGEEMSNRVLTQVSHRISNALPEDNSLARLHGDRFGLIVPQIEKGDAMYLGQQLLSAFRKPFPCMDKEILVTGSIGIALYPHDGVTAPSLIKNAEIAMSQAKRSGKNTYFFFDPRMEEKASSRMELAGAIRRGLKQKEFEVFYQPQIDFQSGRLTSTEALIRWRHPQLGWVPPSTFIPLAEETGLILDIGEWVLSQACSQNKKWQMMGLGNPRIAVNLSACQFQQEGLAQNISRTLEELDMKSHALEVELTESTFLKNPEKGMKVLNEFRDMGVTVSIDDFGTGYSSLSYIKTITPGVLKIDQSFINEVINPTNKAIVQAIVTMAKSLDIETIAEGVETQEQFDILRDMGCDKYQGYYYSPPVPADGMTQIMMQDMKN; encoded by the coding sequence ATGACGTTCCCCCACGGTTTTGCGCAAATTCCACAAATAGTCGCCATCATGGAAAGTCTGGTGGAAGGCGTGATTTTGACCGACCTCAGGGGGTTTATTTTGTGGACCAATTTCGCGGTTCAGCAGTTGTTGGATTTTTCTTCATCGGAGCTGGCCGGGCGCAATATCCGGTCCCTGTTCGCAACGCCTTCGATGGATTTCTGGGATATGCAGTTTGGCTACGCAGACGAAGACCCGGAACCTGTACTTTTGCAAAAAGGCGCCTGCGAGATTCGCGGCATCGGCCGCAACGGTTCCCTGGTTCCATTGAGTTTGAAGATGACACGGCTGGAAAAGGGGGAGGAGCCAGGTTTGGTGTTCATGATTCAGGATCTGTCGGAGAAGAAAAAGGCGGAAGAGACCATCAAGCACCTCGCCTATTATGATTCCCTCACCGGACTGCCTAACCGCGAGTTGTTCTGCGACCGGTTGATCCAGGCGCTGGCACATTCCCAGCGGCACCGGGAACTGCTGGCGCTGATGCTGGTGGACCTGGACGGCTTCCGGTCCATCAACGACACGTACGGCGAAGAGATGAGCAACCGGGTGCTGACGCAGGTGTCGCACCGCATCAGCAACGCGTTGCCGGAAGACAATTCTCTGGCGCGTTTGCACGGTGACCGTTTCGGTTTGATTGTGCCGCAGATTGAGAAAGGCGATGCCATGTATCTGGGACAGCAGTTGCTGTCCGCGTTCCGCAAACCGTTTCCCTGCATGGACAAGGAAATCCTGGTCACCGGTTCGATCGGCATCGCCCTCTACCCGCACGATGGGGTGACCGCACCCAGCCTCATCAAGAATGCGGAGATCGCCATGTCGCAGGCCAAGCGGTCGGGCAAGAACACGTATTTCTTTTTCGATCCGCGCATGGAAGAAAAAGCCAGCTCGAGGATGGAACTGGCGGGGGCCATCCGCCGCGGTCTCAAGCAGAAGGAATTCGAAGTATTTTACCAGCCGCAGATCGATTTCCAGAGCGGCCGCCTGACCAGCACCGAGGCGCTGATCCGCTGGCGGCATCCGCAACTGGGCTGGGTGCCGCCCTCGACGTTCATCCCGCTGGCGGAGGAGACGGGGCTGATCCTCGATATCGGCGAGTGGGTGCTGTCGCAGGCCTGTTCGCAGAACAAGAAGTGGCAGATGATGGGGTTGGGCAATCCGCGCATTGCGGTGAACCTTTCGGCCTGTCAGTTCCAGCAGGAAGGTCTGGCTCAGAATATTTCGCGCACTCTTGAGGAGCTGGACATGAAGTCGCACGCGTTGGAGGTGGAACTCACCGAAAGCACGTTCCTGAAGAACCCGGAGAAGGGGATGAAGGTTCTCAACGAGTTCCGCGACATGGGGGTGACGGTGTCCATCGACGATTTTGGAACGGGGTATTCCTCCCTCAGCTACATCAAAACCATCACGCCGGGCGTGCTCAAAATCGACCAGTCGTTCATCAATGAAGTCATCAACCCGACCAACAAGGCGATCGTGCAGGCCATCGTCACCATGGCCAAGTCGCTCGACATCGAAACCATCGCCGAAGGCGTGGAGACGCAGGAACAGTTCGACATCCTGCGCGACATGGGATGCGACAAATACCAGGGGTACTATTATTCCCCGCCGGTGCCCGCCGATGGCATGACGCAGATCATGATGCAGGACATGAAGAACTGA
- a CDS encoding dodecin family protein, translating into MPNSVYKIIELVGTSEKSWEDAAKKAVDTASESLEDLRVAEIKELDMKIENGKVAAYRAKVALSFKYHGKG; encoded by the coding sequence ATGCCGAACAGCGTTTACAAAATCATCGAGCTGGTTGGAACGAGTGAAAAATCCTGGGAGGACGCAGCCAAAAAAGCCGTGGACACGGCCAGCGAAAGCCTGGAAGATCTTCGCGTGGCGGAGATCAAGGAACTCGATATGAAAATCGAGAATGGCAAGGTGGCCGCCTATCGGGCGAAGGTGGCGCTTTCCTTCAAGTACCACGGAAAAGGTTGA
- the nhaA gene encoding Na+/H+ antiporter NhaA, translating to MPFKKWWERFFKWEAHEGALLCLTAVLAIGFANSAFHHTYNDFIETLVEIRIGDLEISKPLRIWVNDGLMAVFFLLVGLEIKRETLGEGHGAPSQFLFPAVAAAGGMAVPGLLYAWINWDHPVALKGWAIPTATDIAFALGVLSLFGNRVSANLKMFLLSLAVLDDLGAIVIIALFYTSSLSLFNTLLAGGMFLILVAFNRMGVLRLWPYMIFGFLLWLFLLKSGVHATLAGVMIAFTIPQNIKQKNRTPPSRHLEHTLEPGVNYAILPLFAFVNSGLPLSGLGPDSLADPVTLGILAGLVVGKPLGIVGFTGVAARMGWVTLPEKVTWPQILGVSFLCGIGFTMSLFIGSLAFELGGLNDTRNVRLGILTGSLIAGLLGVALLHGALRQKGKADSGLLEQLKKSE from the coding sequence ATGCCATTCAAAAAATGGTGGGAACGATTTTTTAAATGGGAGGCCCATGAAGGGGCATTGCTGTGCCTGACCGCAGTGCTGGCCATCGGGTTCGCCAATTCAGCCTTCCATCACACCTATAACGACTTCATCGAGACCCTTGTCGAAATCCGCATCGGCGACCTTGAGATTTCCAAGCCCCTCCGCATCTGGGTGAATGACGGATTGATGGCCGTGTTCTTTCTGCTGGTGGGACTGGAGATCAAGCGCGAAACATTAGGTGAAGGGCATGGCGCGCCGTCCCAATTCCTGTTTCCCGCCGTCGCCGCCGCCGGGGGCATGGCGGTACCGGGACTGCTTTACGCGTGGATCAACTGGGATCATCCGGTAGCCCTGAAAGGCTGGGCCATCCCCACCGCCACCGACATCGCCTTCGCCTTGGGAGTGCTCAGCCTGTTTGGGAACCGGGTGTCCGCCAATTTGAAGATGTTCCTGTTGTCGCTTGCGGTTCTTGACGATCTGGGGGCGATCGTCATCATCGCCCTTTTTTATACGAGCAGCCTTTCTCTCTTCAACACTCTGCTTGCCGGCGGCATGTTTCTGATTCTGGTTGCGTTCAATCGAATGGGCGTACTCCGCCTGTGGCCCTACATGATTTTCGGCTTCCTGCTCTGGCTCTTTCTGCTCAAATCCGGAGTGCACGCCACGCTGGCGGGAGTGATGATCGCGTTCACGATTCCTCAAAACATCAAACAAAAAAACCGCACCCCGCCCAGCCGCCACCTGGAACACACACTGGAACCCGGCGTGAATTACGCCATCCTGCCTCTGTTCGCGTTTGTCAACAGCGGGCTCCCCTTGAGCGGACTGGGACCAGATAGCCTGGCCGACCCTGTCACGCTGGGGATTCTCGCGGGACTGGTCGTCGGCAAACCTCTCGGCATTGTCGGGTTCACCGGAGTGGCGGCACGGATGGGATGGGTGACGCTTCCGGAAAAAGTCACCTGGCCGCAGATACTCGGCGTGTCCTTTCTCTGCGGCATCGGCTTCACCATGAGCCTGTTCATCGGTTCGCTGGCGTTCGAATTGGGAGGGCTGAATGACACCCGCAACGTGCGGCTGGGCATTCTGACCGGATCACTGATTGCCGGTTTGCTTGGCGTCGCGCTGTTACACGGTGCCCTGAGGCAGAAGGGCAAGGCGGATTCCGGCTTGCTCGAGCAGTTGAAAAAATCCGAATGA
- a CDS encoding tetratricopeptide repeat protein, with protein sequence MRAQTQIAHLYRNGLGVEKNSTLARHWYLKAAKQGGAEARFHLGKMYFEGDGVAKDFRRAFKWFERAAEEGYSTAQYRLGAMYELSQGVIQDYAKAAYWYQQAANRGMPQAQFMLADLYYKGQGVPQDLVLAHMWVNLAVSTTRPADKDYNDMVLLRDKLERLMSENQIRTAQNKLESWQPVN encoded by the coding sequence ATGCGGGCACAGACACAGATCGCACATCTGTACCGCAATGGCTTGGGCGTCGAAAAAAACAGCACGCTGGCGCGTCACTGGTATTTGAAAGCCGCGAAGCAGGGCGGTGCGGAGGCACGCTTTCACCTGGGCAAGATGTATTTTGAAGGCGACGGGGTTGCCAAGGACTTTCGCCGCGCCTTCAAATGGTTTGAGCGTGCCGCCGAAGAGGGCTATTCCACGGCGCAGTATCGCCTGGGTGCGATGTACGAATTGTCGCAGGGCGTGATTCAGGATTACGCCAAAGCCGCTTATTGGTATCAGCAGGCCGCCAACCGGGGCATGCCGCAGGCGCAGTTCATGCTGGCCGACCTGTATTACAAGGGGCAGGGCGTGCCGCAGGACCTGGTGCTTGCTCATATGTGGGTGAATCTCGCGGTGTCCACTACACGGCCCGCCGACAAGGATTACAACGACATGGTCCTTCTGCGCGACAAGCTGGAACGGCTGATGAGTGAAAACCAGATACGCACCGCGCAGAACAAGCTGGAAAGCTGGCAACCGGTGAATTGA